In the genome of Deinococcus betulae, the window TAGAGGCTAGGTAAGAGGGGCTGCAAGAAAGGACCTCCATTTTGCGAGGAGCAGAACGCAGGCCGCGAGGAAGTGAAAGCCAATGAGGGTGGCAGACAAGCGCTCGAGATCACGAGCTAAACGACGGAAGCGGGCCAACCAGGCAAAGGAGCGTTCGACCACCCAGCGTTTGGGCAGCAACACGAAGCTGCGTGAAGCGTCCGGACGCTTCACGACGATGAGCTCCATATTGCTGTTGCGGGCAGCACTCTGGGCCGCCTCACCGGTGTACCCCTGATCCACAAAGGCCACCTCCAGCATGCCGCCCGTCTCCAGTTGGGCCACGTGGCACAGGGCTTCGACCTGTGCCCGGTCCTGTTCGTTGGCGGGTGACGTCATCAAAGCGACGAGGTGACCCAAGGTATCGATCGCCAGATGCACTTTGGTCCCTTTGCGTTTTTTCGCTCCATCAAAACCTGCCCGGTGTCCACTTTCCGGCGTACTTTGCAGCGTTCGACTGTCGACAATGATGGCCGTCGGTTCACCATGTTTCTTCTGCTTGACCCGGCAAAACAGCCGCAGATCATGCACAGCATTCTCAAAACACTGCGCCTGGAACCAGCGTTTTGCCTGAGATCGTACGATCTCAGGCGGAGGGAACTCATGCGGCAGATACGC includes:
- a CDS encoding IS5 family transposase, with the protein product MRRRAYPSDIDDETYAFLLPYLALSPEDAPQRRYPLREVLNALLWLSRTGAQWAYLPHEFPPPEIVRSQAKRWFQAQCFENAVHDLRLFCRVKQKKHGEPTAIIVDSRTLQSTPESGHRAGFDGAKKRKGTKVHLAIDTLGHLVALMTSPANEQDRAQVEALCHVAQLETGGMLEVAFVDQGYTGEAAQSAARNSNMELIVVKRPDASRSFVLLPKRWVVERSFAWLARFRRLARDLERLSATLIGFHFLAACVLLLAKWRSFLAAPLT